The Lactobacillus sp. ESL0791 genomic sequence GTAGCCGAAACGACCCTTGCTTAAAGGGGTGAAGGAAGCAAAGTTTAAGCCTAAAAGTTGGAAAACGAATTTTAAATTGGCCTCAAGCACGGTAAACTCAAGCCAGTCAATGATTACAGAGAGCATATTTATTCTTTCTATGTGTTTGGCTGTATTTATTACCCCCCTATTAGTACCGGGGGGTGATACATACGAGCAAGTTAATTTTCTTAAGTAATTTCATCAACATGGGGCTTCGCCCCAAACCCCACGCTCGCCGCTGGGCAGGAAGAACAATTTTTGTTCTTCCGCCAAAAAGCTTATGAGTTAGAGAAGCTGTCAATTCCTTATCCTCCCAAGCTGCGCTTGGTCCGGTACCATTGACAGCTGTTTAAGTTAAAAATAATTAGTTAGCAAGAAATTAATTGCTTCTTGCTGGGTCCTGCAAAAATTGTGCGTTTTGGGCCACCACCGTGTGATAGTAGCGGCTCTTATTGGTTTCCTTATCAATTGACTGGCTGACCTGCAATCGTCCCTGAACTAAAATTTGGCGGCCTTTGCCGCAATACTTATTGACGGCAGCTGCCAGTTTGTCGAAGGCAACGCAGCGGATAAAATCAGCTTCCTGGCGGTCATTCTTGCGTGGGACGGCCACCACAAACCAGACATAAGGCTGACCTTGTGCGCTTTTCTTTAAAATTGGTTCTTGTGACAATCTACCTAATAACTTGATATCATTCATTATTTTTCTCCTATATTTCAGCTCTAATGCTGCTTAAATCGGTAATTGCGGACTGGGCATAGTGTGCGGTCATTGCTAGGCTCTTGTGGCCTAATAAAAATTGGGTTGTGGTCATCGGAACACCCTGCTCCGTCAGCAAAGCGGCAAAGGTGTGTCGCAAGAGGTGGCATCTAAAGGTAATGCCGGTCTTTTGGGCAAACTTGGTCGCATAGCCTTGCAGTGTCCGTTTGGA encodes the following:
- a CDS encoding single-stranded DNA-binding protein gives rise to the protein MNDIKLLGRLSQEPILKKSAQGQPYVWFVVAVPRKNDRQEADFIRCVAFDKLAAAVNKYCGKGRQILVQGRLQVSQSIDKETNKSRYYHTVVAQNAQFLQDPARSN